GACTTCCTGTATATTGGTATATTAAGAAAAAGAAATAAAATAAAAAGAAAAAGTATATATTATTACAATTGCAATTCGCTATGCTAAGTAATTCTAAACAAATTTTAATTAAAGATACTAAAAAGTACAACTCGCTATCGCTCAGACAGTACTTTTCTTAACGTATCTTTAATTAAAATTAGTTAAAAATTGCTAACGCTTGCTCAAATGCAATTTACATAATATATACTTTTCTTAGCACCCTAATGGATTGATAATATTAGTAACGAAAAAAGCACAGAATAATTTCTGTGCTTCTTTCGATACTGTTATGACTGTAAGAGGTATGCTTAAAATAGCACCTAAATAGTAAGTATGAAATTTCTCCAAAGTGACTTGCAATAAGAAGCGAAAAAACATTGAATTTCCATTTAGAAATTCTTCTTTTGGAAATATAAAATTCTCGTGAGCCTGCCAGGACGGCAGGCTAGCGAACCCGAAGCAGGACGCTGAGTGTGAGCGGCAGAGAATTTTATATTTCCAAAAGATTAGAATTTCTAAATGGAATTTCACGTTTCGAGCTCTTATTGCAAGGCACGTAGGAGAACTTCTATACTTCTCTTACATCTCTTTTTCCAGCATCTCTAACAATTCATCAAATCTTCTTATAGTATCCTCTAAAGGTTTTGGAGTGGACATATCTACCCCTGCCTTTTTAAGTATATTTATTGGATAGTCACTTCCACCACTTTTTAAGAACCCTTTATATCTTTCTACAGCACTTTCGCCCTCTTCAACTATCATTTTACTGAAAGAATTAGCTGCTGCAAAACCTGTAGTATATTGATATACATAAAAATCATTATAAAAGTGAGGTATTCTTGACCATTCCATATCTATACCTTCATCTACAACCATATCTGCTCCAAAATATCTTACGTTTAAATCATGATAAGTTTTACATAAATCCTCTGGAGATAATGGATTGCCCTTTTCTATACTTTCATGAGTTATTTTTTCAAACTCTGCAAACATACATTGTCTAAATACTGTAGTCCTTATTCCTTCTAATTGCTGATTTATTAAGAACAATCTTTTTTTCTTATCTGTTTCATTTTTAATTAAATAATCTATTAATAGGCATTCATTAGTTATTGATGCTACTTCTGCACAAAATAACACATACTCAGAATATATATAGGGTTGAGTCTTTCTTGAATAATAAGAATGAATAGAGTGCCCCATTTCATGAGCAAGCGTTGACACATCATTCAATTGGTAATTATAGTTTAAAAGTACGTAAGGCATACTGTCATAGCAGCCCCAGGAATATGCCCCTGTACGTTTGCCCTTATTTTCAAATACGTCTACCCAACCTTCACTAATTCCTTGTTTGAAAATATCTAAATACTCTTGCCCTAGTGGTTTAATACCATCGAGTGTTATTTTAACAGCATCAGCATATTCAATATGATCTACTTCTACATCGACAATTGGCACATATAAATCATACATATGAATTTCATCAAGCCCTAGCAGTTTCTTTTTAAGGCTTACGTATTTATGAAGTGAAGATAAATTATTATTTATAGTATCCACCACATTATGATAAACCTCTACCGGAATATTATTAGGCTTTAAAGAACTTTCTAATGCGCAGGTATAATTTCTTGTTTTTGCATTAAATACAAAATTCTTTATTGAAGATGTTAAAGATGTTGTTAGTGTATTTTTAAATCCACTATAGGTTCCAAATAATGCATCGAAGGCGTCTTTTCTTACTCTTCTATCCTTTGATTTTATAAAACTACTGTAATTTCCTTCTGTTAATTCAACCTCATTACCACTTTCATCTTTTATACTTGGAAATGTCATGTCTGCATTTGTAAGCATTCCAAATATATTTCCTGGTGCATTTAAACAGTCACTAACAGAAGCCAAAAGCTTTTCTCCCTCTGCACTTAAAATATGAGGTTTTTGATCTAAAATATCTTTTAAATAGAATTCATATAGTTTAAGCGCTGGAAGCCTTCTAATCGCCTCATCTACAGCTCCCTCTGGTAATGATAATAATTCAGGAACAAAAAATGCTGTGACACTGGAAACTTCTGCCGCATAAGCATCAACCTTATTTTTAAGAACTTGAAACTCAGCCTTAGCCGTATCCTCGTCCCCTCTTAGATGAGCATATACAAGTAATCTATCTAAAAGTTTCCCAATTTCTACATCGCTTTCTAAAAATAATAATAACTCCTCAGCCTTGCCCAATTTTCCTGAAAACCTTTTCATTTCTGGAGCCTTAGATTTTAATATTTCAAAATCTTCTTCCCACGCCGCAGAAGTCGCATACATCTTATCAACTTTCCACTTATACATACTATTGATTTCATCTCTTGTCTTAAGCTTTTTAACTTCACTCACTAAAATTTCCTTCTTTCATTTTTAAAATTTAAACTCTACTAACCTAAATTAGTAGGTAACATATTATAACTATATTATCATATAATTGAAAAAGATTCTACAATCTAAAAAACCTCACATTTTGTGAGGTTTTTAGTTGTACATTTGAATAAATAGGCTACCATACTGACTTATTATTTACTTATTTGTGTCTAACTATACCACAACTACATTTCTGCACCCATTATGGTTGACTGTCTCGACCAGTTTCCTCATAATTTCATCATTAGGTGTATAACTGTTTATCATATCAAGTCGAACACCAATTTGCCTGTATTTTATAAGTTTATATCTTATATCCGGATTTAAGATCGCGATAAGCTTGCTGATTTTATCTACATTGTTATAGTTATCTAAGACTTCTGGTACAATAACCGTTCTAATTTCATAAATTTTATTTATCTTTGCTAAATATTTTACATTTTCTATGACAGTGGCGTTTCCCATACCCGTAAGCCTCGTATGCTCCTCATTATTATAGGCTTTTATATCTACCATTGCCATATCCATAACGTCCACTAGCTCCTGATGGTCCCATAGTGGCACCGAACCATTAGTATCCATAAAACATGTTAACCCCATCTTTTTAACTTCTCTAAAAAGATTGGTTAAAAACTCACTTTGAAGGGTACACTCACCACCTGAGACTGTAATTCCAGATATGAAAAATTTATTTTTCTCTATCTCTCCCACAACTTCTTCTACAGTCATGCTTTGTGCTTTAGGTGAACTATTCCTTTTGCAAACCTTTAAACATTCATCACATTTACTGCAGGCTGTTTTATCCCATACTATATCAGAGCCCTTGAATTGTAGTGCGCTATAATGGCAAGCGTTCACGCAGGCCCCACAATTATTACAAACATTTATAGTTTCCGGATTATGACAATAAGAGCAATTGAAATTGCACCCTTGCAAAAATATAGCAGTCCTATTTCCTGGCCCATCCACAGAGCTGAAGGGAATAATTCGATTAACTAGTCCCTTAATCATTTTTTCTTATTTTTCGGTCATACACCTTTTGATTAAGAACAGCCCCAAGTCCTAATGTCACTGTATCCTGTAGCACCTGCTGTCCCTTTTGTAATTTTTCCATTTCTGATCTTTTAACAAGATATCCTGTAATTCTTATTACATCGCAATCTGTAGAATATGCTGAAAAATATCTCATTTGCTGTTTAAAAGCACCTTTGATAATATCTAGCACATACTCCGGATTACTTTTAACTGTACTATCAAAATTAAATATATCACCAATTCCCGAAGGAAAAAATTTATGAAATTTAGCTGCCTCTACTATATGCTGAGGAAGCTCCGGTTCATCCCCAATTGGAATTCTACATCCTGGACTTATCCCCATATCAGTATCAATACCCACTTGAGCATGTAATAAATATTTACCTTTAGATATAGTGCAGTTATGGTCATTGTGTTTATTAACCTCATCTTCTAACTTTTCAATAATCTTATAACCTAGATCATTCGCAATTTTCCCATGTCCAAATCTATTTTCTAGTTTAGAAGCGTCAATAAAATAATTCACACATTCTGCTAGTCCAAACATGCCAAACATAGCAGTAAAGTTATCTTTATGGATTAATCCTTCTTTTACCAAGAAATTAGTTTCAAAGAACCCGCTTTCCTCTACTAAAAATCTAATCCTTTCTTTCATATAACCAGCCATTTTCTCTACTGCATCCGGCAATGTTACATTTATAAATTCATCTTGATTTTTTGCTTTTTTAGCAAGTCCAGCTAAATTTAATCTAGATAGTGTGTAGCTTCCCCCACCTATTGTTAATCCATTATAGCAACTGGCTATAGCGTAGTTTCCATCAAACTCCTTAGAGAACATCTCATGGTTAGCAAAACTTGGTTTTGCAGTTATTAGTGCAGTATTAATTGCATCAATAGCAAAATCATCTGAGGTATCAGTACTATATTTTAAAGTTAGGTTAGGAATTGCATTTTGCAATTCTCTTTCTGCTCTTAATATCAATCTTCCTGCTTTACTATCTTTTGGTCCTATATTTGCATGGCAAAATGAATCTGTTATAGTTCTATCTATATGTGTTAAAAATAATTTTATAGCGTGAAAAGCTTCTTCTTCATTAACCACAAAGGGTTCCAAAAGTAAATCAATATTTCCTATATATACTGGAAATGAAGAAATTGATGGTACATGATTGTATAATATTAATAAATTATTTGTAGCCTCCCAAATATCCGAAGGTGGCGTAAGGCCTAAAAATTCACTTCCATTTTTCATAAACTTTTCGTAATTAGGTACTATATACCTAGGTCTATAAGGTGCATGTCCTTCAAAAAGATCACATATTATTCCCTCATCACGAAGGAGTTGAGTACTTGGTTTAATATTTAGAACATCTATACTATTTTCTGCCGCTCTTGCAAGAGTTAGTACCTTTTGTTCATAAGTTAGGGTCCCATTTTTAATAATTTCTAAAATGTTGTCCATTATAACACCATCCATTTAAATTATTTTAACCGCATTTTCAAATGGGTTGTTTAACATATAAGTATTTTAAATAATTATATGTTGTTAATTATATTTTATATTTAATCTCTTGTTTTTGCAAAGTTTTTCTATGTTAATCCATAAGAATTATTTTATAAGTATAATTATGGTTAGATACCGCTATTTTACTGGTAGGATACATGGCAATAAGTAATGATATATTACACGAATTATTGTAATTTATGTTATTATTAGTATATAAGTAAACTATAATTTAGTAGACACTTAGTGCATGTTTTTGCAGAGGCCACAAGAAGTGTTAATTGGTTCAGGTGTGATAGTTCCGAAGGAACATAGAGAAACTTTATTTGATTTATCAGATGGAATGTTACAACTTATATAAAAACTAATAAGAATGGGGGAATATATCAGTGATAGAAACGACACGTCTTTATATAATTGATGCAATAGAAGCGGATATTGAAACTATTATTAATTTGGAAAATCATAAGGACAATCGCGATTTCATATGGCTTGGTACATATGAGGCGCATAAAGCTGAAATTGAAGATAAAAACCACTTACTTTTTGTATTTAGACAAAAAGAAGATAATTTTATTGTTGGATTTGCATTAATTAGATTAGATTTTAAATCTGAAGTCTTTGAACTGAGAAGAATTGCTATTTCTAATAAAGGAATAGGATATGGCAAGGAAGTTATGTCTGCATTATTAAAATATGCATTTGAAGAAATAAATATTAATCGTTTTTGGTTAGATGTATACCCTGATAATATCATAGGAATTAAACTTTATGAAGGGCTTCTAATGCATCGTGATGGAATTCTAAGGCAGAACTATAAATCTGAAAGAGGTTATTTGGATCAAATCATATATTCTATGCTAAAAAATGAATATTTTCAAAATGTCATAGAAAATGCAACAAAAATTAGCCAGAGTTAGTACCTTTTATATTATTTAATAATTATATTTATAATTAATTACTAAATACATACATCCATATTTATAGGATGCATTTATAATCATTAATGAAAAATTATGTAAGAGTAGATAGATAAAAAGTTTTTTTGATTCTGCAGACAATGTATGTAAACTCTGTTTTAGGATTTACAATTATATGGTGATGTGATATAGTCTAATTATAGTATGTCACATCGTTACATGTCATAACTAGACTTAATGCAAATAAGGAGTGTTTATATGGATAAGCTAATTAAAACTTTCCTGCCTATGACTGAAACAGCTTATTATATTTTATTATCATTAACGGAGCCTAGACATGGTTACGCCATAATACTACATGTTGAAGACATAACAAATGGAAGAATTAAGTTAGGTTCAGGAACAGTTTATGGAACCCTTACAAAGCTACAGAATAAGGGAGTAATTTCAATTTTTTCTGATGAAAAAAGACGTACCGTCTATGAAATAACTGAAGTAGGGAAAAAACTTATTCTTGCAGAAATAGAGAGAATAAAAGAACTCCATGAAAATGCAGTAAGATTTGAGGGGGATTTTTATGAGTAAGAGGGTATTTAGACCATTCTGGAGCCTTGATATTATAGAAACTGAAAATTGGTTATGTGAAATGTCAGCTAAAGGTTATTCCTTAAATAAGATTGAAGATATAACTAAAGTATTTGTCTTCGAAAAAGGCGAAATGAGCAGAGTACACTTTAGCATTTGCCGTCATAAAACAGGGATTAATGTTGCTTCGCAATCATTACTTACAAGCGGATGGTATAGTGTTTACACAAATGGAAAATGGACCATACTAGCAAATGAAAATGATGAATCTCAAATAAAAATACATCCTTCAAGAGAAAGTCTACTAAGTAGAAGTCGTATTATAAAATACTCTATAGGATCACTATTGACGTTGTGGTTAATGATGTCAATAATGCCAATGCTTTTACTTACCGAATTACTTTTTAATTCTCACAATGTTTCTTCGAATGTTACTTATATGCCAGGGGCTAAATTATCAATAATATTAATTTTATTAGTTTTAATATTATTAGTTTACATTATGATAAAACTTAATAAATCAGATAAAAAGCTTCATATAGAAAATGGTGCAGATTTAAATCTGAGCTTTACAATACCTAAAGACACAATAATAGATTATAAAGCAGAAAGAAAACTGCGTAAAGATGGAAAAGCTATTAAGAAAATTAAACTAGGTTGGTTTTATTCTCCAGATAAAACAGAAGAATGGCTTGAGAACATGGAAATGAAGGGTTATAACCTATATAGAATGAGCAGATCAGGTTCTACTTTTCACTTTATGAATGGAGAACCAAGAAACGTTAAATATTCTTTAGATTTTCAAATTACTGTAAATGACAGCTATTTTGAAATTCATAAGACTAACGGGTGGAAAATGATATTTACAAGTTTTTCAAGTTTTACAAAACATACATTATGGGGAAAAGAATATTCAGATGAAAAGCCAGCTTTATACTCGGATAATAGTCATATAATAAAACATGCAAAAAAGCAATGTATGGTGTATTGCATGTTATTTACTCCCTTAATTATAATGTATTTATTCATAATCGGCTCAAACATAAAAATGTATTTAGAAGGTTTCCCAATAATATGGCCAACATTAATAATATTTTCGGTATGCATAATTGAATTTGGATACTTTGTTATAAAATCTTTAGGCTACTATTTAAGAACTAGAAAGAGATTTACTTAAGAAGAAATTTTAAAATGCCTTTGTAAAATAAAATGTTTTATATTAGATGGAGGAGATAAAATATTCTTATACGCGATATGATTTTACCTAGGTATATGTAGTTTCAGCATTTTATCGAAAACGGAATGGTTACAACAAATTGGGATGAAGTTGATTTGCCTAATATAGTTATAGTATTTAAATAATAAGTATGAACTCTCTCCATAGTTGCTTGCAATAAGAAGCGAAGAAACATTGAAATCCCATTTAGAGATTATTCTTTTGCTAATAGAAAGATTCTCGTAAGCTTCCACAGGAAGTGGAAGCTAGCGAACCTGAGGCAGGACAACCAATGTGAACGCTAGAGAATTTTCTATTCGTAAAAGATTAGAATTTCTTAATGCGATTTTCAGTTTCAAGCTCTTATTTCAAGGCACGCATGGGAACCTTCATAGATTACTTAAACTACTCCTTACCCAAGCTTAGCAAGTTCCACAGCTATTTGTGCTCCAACTTTAGCATTATTATATACTAATTGAATATTTGAATCTAGGCTATCTCCACCAGTAAGCTCTTTAACTTTTCCAAGTAAGAACGGTGTACTTTCTTTTCCTTTAATTCCTTTTTCATCTAGTTCTTTTAAGGCCTTAGTTATAGCATTAGTTATAACATCATAATCCATCTCATACTCCACTGGAATTGGGTTAGCTATAACCATGCCACCATTTAATCCTAAATCCCATTTTGCCTTTAAGGCTAAAGCAAGTGTGTCCGCTGAATCTATACGATAATCTACTCCAAACCCACTTTTTCTAGTATAGAAAGCAGGAAGTTCATCTGTACCAAATCCAACAACTGGAACACCTTGAGTTTCTAGATACTCTAAAGTTAGTCCTATGTCTAAAATAGATTTTGCCCCTGCACAAATTACAGCAACACTCGTATGTGCCAATTCTTGAAGATCTGCTGAAATATCAAAAGTCTGCTCTGCTCCTCTATGAACTCCACCTATACCACCTGTAGCAAAAACCTTAACCCCTGCAAGTGCAGCAATTATCATTGTTGATGCTACTGTAGTGGCTCCGTCTGCCTTATTGGCTATTATAAAAGGAATATCCCGTCTACTGGTTTTAATTACATTTTTACCACTTCCAAGTATTTCTATTTCCTCTCTAGTTAAACCTACCTTTAGTCTTCCATTAAGAATTGCAATAGTAGCTGGTACTGCTCCATTTTCTCTTATTATTTCTTCTACCTTGAGTGCTGTCTCAACATTTCTTGGATAAGGCATTCCATGAGATATAATAGTAGATTCTAAAGCCACTACTGCTCGCCCTTCTTTTAATGCCTTTGCAACCTCTGGTTTAATATCTAAGTAATTTGTTAACATAATCCTATCTCCTTCATCTTCGTATTTATATTTTCTACTGATATGTTAGGGTTAATAGTATTTTCATGAGACAGAGCGAGTATTGCTGCACTCATAGAAAATCCGGTGCTGTATCTTATATCAAAATCATTGAAATGACTATAAGCTAAAGCTGCCAAAAAAGCATCCCCTGCTCCTGTTGCATTAACTACATGTATCTTGGGACTTCTTATATGATTAGAATTAATCCCATCATCATAATACATACCTTCCTCCCCAAGACTTATAAACACTCTTTTAACTCCTTTTTGTAAAAAGTAATTTGCTACACTTTTTAAATCGTTTTCATTGTTTATTTTAATACCTGATAACATTTCAGCCTCAAGCCTATTAGGTTTAATTGTATGAAAATAACCAATGAAATCCTTTACTTTTTTAGCTTTAGTTGTAGACACCGTATCTAGGAAAAAATCCACACCCTTATAATTAGTTAAAATATATTCAATAGTGTCCTTTGGAATATTTGTATCAATAATACAAATCTTTGAATTTTCTATTATATTCTTCTTATTTTTAATAAAATCCACACTAACCTTGTCCATAATATCCATATAGGCTATTGCTACCATCATATCTCCACTACCATCTAATATTGATAAATATGTGGAAGTAGCATGTTCACTTAAAATAAGGGAATCTTCCATATTAAGATTAATTAATCTTGACTCTTCTAATATTTTCCTTCCATATACATCATCACCTACTGCACTAATAAGCTTAGTTTCTATTCCTAATTTCACTAGGTTTTCACCAATATTTCTTCCCACACCTCCAAAGGAAACTTTTACCTCTCCTGGATTAGAGTCCTTTAATATTAAATCATTATTCGGAAACCCCTGAATGTCAATATTAGTTCCACCAACAATACTTATATAGGGCTGTTCACGTAGGATATAACCCTTACCCACAACATATCCTTTTTTTAGTAAATTACTAATGTGAACCGCCACACTGGAACGTGTAATTCCTAAGGAATCAGCTAGTTCCTTTTGGGAAATCATAGGATTTTTCTTGATCAATTCTAAAATTTCTTGCTCTCTATTTGTCATAGCCCTCTCCTTAATATATGTTTAGTAGATAAACATTAGCTTATTCATATTCTATCATATATGTTTTTGTTTTCCAAGTGAATTATGTGAATTTTCATAAAATAATCAAAATTCTTTTAATGTCACAATAGGATATTCATTTTAAAATTGCAAATACTATTAGTTGATATGAGTAAAAAATATATATTGTGCTATATGAATTAATTGCCCCAGAGAATAGCAAGGAGGTTTTATAGTGTGCTTAGAAAATTTATCTAATGAAAAATTTAAACAACTAGAGGATTTTATAAAAACCGTTCCTAATGACCGTAGTTCTTTAATCGAAGTCTTACATAAATCGCAACAAATATTTGGCTATCTTCCTAACGAAGTTCAGGATTTCGTTGGAGAAAAATTACATGTTCCTACAGCCTCAGTATACGGTGTTGTAACCTTTTACTCCTACTTCACTACAGTTCCAAGAGGTAAATATGTTATAAACATATGCACTGGAACGGCTTGTTTTGTTAGGGGAGCTGCTGATATATTAGGTGAGTTTGAAAGAAGGCTGAGCATATCTGCTGGAGAAACTACCCCGGATAAAAAATATACTATTGAAACACTTAGATGTGTAGGTGCCTGTGGACTTGCTCCAGTAGTAACAGTTAACGGTAAAGTTTTTGGTCATTTTAAAACCAATGATGTAATTAAAATTTTAGAAATGTACTCATAATAGGAGAATTATAGCAATTTATAATTGTTATTTTCACTAAAAAAAAGCGAGGAGGATATGCCTTGAATAAAATCAATTCTTTTGAACAACTTGCGAAAGCTCATGAGGATTTTACGCAATTATTAAAGCTCAGAAAATTCTCACATGAGCAAGAGATAAGCGTAGAACATACTAGATGTAAGCGTGAAATACTAGTTTGTGGTGGAACTGGGTGCCAATCTGCTGATAGTTCACTCATTATTGATAACTTGAACGCAAAGATAAAAGAGTCAGGATTATCTCAGGAAGTAACAGCACATGTAACAGGTTGCTTTGGATTTTGTGAAAAAGGTCCTATTGTAAAAATAGATCCTGACAATGTGTTTTATGTTGAAGTAAAACCTGAGGATACTGATGAAATAGTGCAGCAGCATTTGCTTCATGGTAATGTAATTGAAAGATTATTATATGAGGAACCAACTTTGAAACAAAAGGTTAAAAGGCAAGACGAAATATCCTTTTATAAAAAACAGAATAGAATTGCACTTAGAAACTGTGGTCTTATTAATCCTGAAGATATAAAAGAATCAATTGCTGAGAAAGGTTACATGGCCCTAGGCAAAGTTATTACTACAATGTCTCAGGATGATATTATTAAACTAATCTCTGATTCTGGACTTCGAGGACGTGGTGGCGGTGGTTTCCCTACAGGGAAAAAATGGTCTTTTGCTAAAAAATATGAAGCTCCGCAAAAATATATCATATGTAATGCAGATGAAGGGGATCCTGGTGCTTTTATGGATCGTTCCATACTAGAAGGGGATCCTCATAGTGTATTAGAAGCTATGGCTATTGCGGGATTCGCCATAGGTGCCTCCCTAGGTTATATATATATAAGAGCTGAGTACCCACTCGCAATTGATAGACTTAAAATAGCTATTGAACAGGCTCGCGCTTGTGGTGTTTTGGGTAACAATATCTTAGGAACTAACTTTAGCTTCGATGTGTACTTAAAATATGGTGCAGGTGCCTTTGTGTGTGGAGAAGAAACTGCCCTTATAAAATCCATTGAAGGATATCGTGGAGAACCCACAAATAAGCCACCCTTCCCAGCTGAAAGTGGTCTTTGGGATAAGCCTACAAGTGTTAACAATGTAGAAACCTTTGCATGCATCCCCGCCATTATAAATAAAGGTTCAGAATGGTTCAGCTCTATAGGAACAAAAACTTCTAAAGGAACCAAAGTTTTTGCTCTTGCAGGCAAAATCAATAATGTTGGTCTCGTTGAAGTTCCAATGGGAACTACACTCCGAGAAATCATATATGATATTGGCGGTGGCATTAAAAATGGACGTGAATTTAAAGCCGTTCAAACTGGTGGCCCTTCTGGAGGGTGCATTCCAGCTTCTCTTTTGGATACACCAATAGACTATGAATCACTAAATTCTATAGGCTCCATGATGGGCTCTGGTGGGATGATTGTAATGGATGAGGATAACTGCATGGTGGATATTGCAAAATTCTATCTCCAATTTACTTTAGAAGAGTCTTGTGGTAAATGCACTCCTTGTAGAATAGGCAATACTAGATTGTACGAAATAGTAGAAAAAATAACAAAAGGTAGAGCTACCGAGCAAGATATAGCTAATTTGAAGGAGCTTGGTCAAATTATAAAGGATACATCTCTTTGTGGCCTTGGCCAAACCTCTCCAAATCCTGTTCTAAGTAATCTAAAATATTTTGAAGAGGAATTCAATGCTCATGTACGAGATAAACACTGTCCTGCTGGAGTATGTAAAGAATTATTAATGTATGAAATAACAGACAAGTGTATAGGTTGCACTCGTTGCGCTAAAATTTGTCCCGTTACCTGTATACATGGAAAAGTTAAAGAGCTCCATGTTATTGATCAAAATAGATGCATTAAATGTGGTTCATGCTATGAAGTATGCCCAGTAGATGCCATAATCAGAAAATAAAACTTAAGAGAGGTGAAAACTTTGAATTTAGTAACTCTAACTATAAATGATAAAAAAATTGAAGTAGCAGAGGGCTCTTCTATTTTAGACGCAGCTAAAAGTCTTAATATTCGCATACCTACCTTATGTCATTTTAAACTTCATGATGACAAAACTATAAATGATCCTGGTTCCTGCAGAGTATGTGTAGTAGAGGTAGAAGGTCGCAGAAATTTAGCTCCTGCCTGTTCCACTCCTGTTGCTAGCGGAATGGTTATAAAAACTAATTCTATAAGGGCAATAAAAGCACGTAGAGCAGTAGTTGAACTCTTTCTTTCTAATCATCCTAAAGAATGTTTATTATGCGAAAAAAATCTTCACTGTGAACTTCAATCACTAGCAGCAGAAATGGATATACGCGAAATTAGATATGTTGGTAAAATGTCTCATTATCCAACAGATAATTCAAGTTATTCAATTATAAGAAATCTTGATAAATGTATTTTATGTAGGCGCTGTGAAACTATGTGTAATGAAGTTCAAACCTGCAGAGTTTTATCTGGAATCAATAGAGGTTT
This DNA window, taken from Clostridium estertheticum, encodes the following:
- the pepF gene encoding oligoendopeptidase F gives rise to the protein MSEVKKLKTRDEINSMYKWKVDKMYATSAAWEEDFEILKSKAPEMKRFSGKLGKAEELLLFLESDVEIGKLLDRLLVYAHLRGDEDTAKAEFQVLKNKVDAYAAEVSSVTAFFVPELLSLPEGAVDEAIRRLPALKLYEFYLKDILDQKPHILSAEGEKLLASVSDCLNAPGNIFGMLTNADMTFPSIKDESGNEVELTEGNYSSFIKSKDRRVRKDAFDALFGTYSGFKNTLTTSLTSSIKNFVFNAKTRNYTCALESSLKPNNIPVEVYHNVVDTINNNLSSLHKYVSLKKKLLGLDEIHMYDLYVPIVDVEVDHIEYADAVKITLDGIKPLGQEYLDIFKQGISEGWVDVFENKGKRTGAYSWGCYDSMPYVLLNYNYQLNDVSTLAHEMGHSIHSYYSRKTQPYIYSEYVLFCAEVASITNECLLIDYLIKNETDKKKRLFLINQQLEGIRTTVFRQCMFAEFEKITHESIEKGNPLSPEDLCKTYHDLNVRYFGADMVVDEGIDMEWSRIPHFYNDFYVYQYTTGFAAANSFSKMIVEEGESAVERYKGFLKSGGSDYPINILKKAGVDMSTPKPLEDTIRRFDELLEMLEKEM
- a CDS encoding YjjW family glycine radical enzyme activase, with the protein product MIKGLVNRIIPFSSVDGPGNRTAIFLQGCNFNCSYCHNPETINVCNNCGACVNACHYSALQFKGSDIVWDKTACSKCDECLKVCKRNSSPKAQSMTVEEVVGEIEKNKFFISGITVSGGECTLQSEFLTNLFREVKKMGLTCFMDTNGSVPLWDHQELVDVMDMAMVDIKAYNNEEHTRLTGMGNATVIENVKYLAKINKIYEIRTVIVPEVLDNYNNVDKISKLIAILNPDIRYKLIKYRQIGVRLDMINSYTPNDEIMRKLVETVNHNGCRNVVVV
- a CDS encoding YjjI family glycine radical enzyme, with amino-acid sequence MDNILEIIKNGTLTYEQKVLTLARAAENSIDVLNIKPSTQLLRDEGIICDLFEGHAPYRPRYIVPNYEKFMKNGSEFLGLTPPSDIWEATNNLLILYNHVPSISSFPVYIGNIDLLLEPFVVNEEEAFHAIKLFLTHIDRTITDSFCHANIGPKDSKAGRLILRAERELQNAIPNLTLKYSTDTSDDFAIDAINTALITAKPSFANHEMFSKEFDGNYAIASCYNGLTIGGGSYTLSRLNLAGLAKKAKNQDEFINVTLPDAVEKMAGYMKERIRFLVEESGFFETNFLVKEGLIHKDNFTAMFGMFGLAECVNYFIDASKLENRFGHGKIANDLGYKIIEKLEDEVNKHNDHNCTISKGKYLLHAQVGIDTDMGISPGCRIPIGDEPELPQHIVEAAKFHKFFPSGIGDIFNFDSTVKSNPEYVLDIIKGAFKQQMRYFSAYSTDCDVIRITGYLVKRSEMEKLQKGQQVLQDTVTLGLGAVLNQKVYDRKIRKND
- a CDS encoding GNAT family N-acetyltransferase, with amino-acid sequence MIETTRLYIIDAIEADIETIINLENHKDNRDFIWLGTYEAHKAEIEDKNHLLFVFRQKEDNFIVGFALIRLDFKSEVFELRRIAISNKGIGYGKEVMSALLKYAFEEININRFWLDVYPDNIIGIKLYEGLLMHRDGILRQNYKSERGYLDQIIYSMLKNEYFQNVIENATKISQS
- a CDS encoding PadR family transcriptional regulator, yielding MDKLIKTFLPMTETAYYILLSLTEPRHGYAIILHVEDITNGRIKLGSGTVYGTLTKLQNKGVISIFSDEKRRTVYEITEVGKKLILAEIERIKELHENAVRFEGDFYE
- a CDS encoding DUF2812 domain-containing protein; translation: MSKRVFRPFWSLDIIETENWLCEMSAKGYSLNKIEDITKVFVFEKGEMSRVHFSICRHKTGINVASQSLLTSGWYSVYTNGKWTILANENDESQIKIHPSRESLLSRSRIIKYSIGSLLTLWLMMSIMPMLLLTELLFNSHNVSSNVTYMPGAKLSIILILLVLILLVYIMIKLNKSDKKLHIENGADLNLSFTIPKDTIIDYKAERKLRKDGKAIKKIKLGWFYSPDKTEEWLENMEMKGYNLYRMSRSGSTFHFMNGEPRNVKYSLDFQITVNDSYFEIHKTNGWKMIFTSFSSFTKHTLWGKEYSDEKPALYSDNSHIIKHAKKQCMVYCMLFTPLIIMYLFIIGSNIKMYLEGFPIIWPTLIIFSVCIIEFGYFVIKSLGYYLRTRKRFT
- a CDS encoding pseudouridine-5'-phosphate glycosidase, translating into MLTNYLDIKPEVAKALKEGRAVVALESTIISHGMPYPRNVETALKVEEIIRENGAVPATIAILNGRLKVGLTREEIEILGSGKNVIKTSRRDIPFIIANKADGATTVASTMIIAALAGVKVFATGGIGGVHRGAEQTFDISADLQELAHTSVAVICAGAKSILDIGLTLEYLETQGVPVVGFGTDELPAFYTRKSGFGVDYRIDSADTLALALKAKWDLGLNGGMVIANPIPVEYEMDYDVITNAITKALKELDEKGIKGKESTPFLLGKVKELTGGDSLDSNIQLVYNNAKVGAQIAVELAKLG